Proteins from a single region of Palaemon carinicauda isolate YSFRI2023 chromosome 32, ASM3689809v2, whole genome shotgun sequence:
- the LOC137625479 gene encoding protein FAM200C-like translates to MQLLCISFDGYFSCGELQACNNLILNPFMQNLEDDDDDGSIKEDLIDMRHNRGNQMEFTNSQLDHFWASQLEVYLAIATKTLKVLVSFASTYLCEQGFSCLLHIKTKSRNRLNSEHDMRVALSTKTLRFDALMAKIQQQQSH, encoded by the coding sequence ATGCAGTTGCTGTGTATttcctttgatggttacttctcatgtggagagttacaagcctgtaataacttgatcttgaaccctttcatgcagaatttggaagatgatgatgatgatggcagtaTCAAGGAAGAcctcatcgacatgagacacaatcgtggaaaccaaatggagttcaccaatagtcagctggaccacttctgggcttctcagctggaagTATACCTTGCAATAGCAACGAAAACACTCAAAGTGCTGGTATCTTTTGCATCTActtacttgtgtgagcaaggattttcttgtctacttcacatcaaaacgaaaagcagaaatcggctgaattctgaacatgacatgcgagtagcactcagtactaagacaCTCAGATTTGATGCCCTTATGGCGAAAATACAGCAACAACaaagtcactag